The nucleotide sequence TACTTTGTTCACGTACTCAACAATCAAACTCAAACCGTCAATTGTCAAAGTAGGAGAATCGAATATTGTATCGAAAATTAAACGTCGAGTCAAAGAATTGGTCGACATGTCAAAGATCAGACTTTATATTAGAGATTTGCAAGTTACGGAAGGGATTAGATGTTGAATTAAAAGATTAGATATCGTGAAAAAGTTAATGGGAATGATGATTTctagaataaaacttcataatcaagtaaattcaaaataaattgtaTTATTTGACTCAATGGGAATAATAAAGATAACATTTATTGTATTGTTTTCTTTTGATTCAATTAAATAGTTTTAGTCATTTCAACTGTTCTTTTAATTTTATAACCACTTTGATAATTTCATTTTCTTTGTGGTTGTTCTGTGTTTTTTCCCCAAAATGATTACAAATAGAAGGCCTATAAATTGAGGCTTACAATCTTAGTTTTGGGTCATCAAGGCAAAAGAAAGTACACCATTTTATATTTCAATTAAATATTCTGTGCAACTTAGATTTTGGACAATAATTACACTTTTGGATTCTTTTTCCAATTTATTTAATTCCTGTTCTTATTTTGATTAAATATGTGTAATTTTCACTTTTGTTCTAACAAAAGATTCCAATGCTTACATTCAAAAACTATTTTGGCCATATCCAAAAGGACACCCTCTGTCATGTCCTGACAGAACTATAATCATCATAAGGCATTTTGTTGTTACCCACAGGATGTGTTTCTtcacagagagacagagagagtatAGTAATTGACATGGTTAATGGAATTAAAGCCCTAACAATCTCCATGTAATCCAATATTTGGATCACAACTTTGTATCCAGGCTCAAAAGACTCTTATTACCCAGCAGCCTCTTCCTGCACAATTTCTGGATCATGTTTTCCATCTTCTTTTCACAGTTAGTAAATTGAAAACAGGATGAGTCTTTAGCCATCTTCTTCAGAAGATAAGAGTTAGCTGATGACAGTAGAATAAGACAAGGGTACAATATAGAACAACGTTAAGGTGCAGAACAACAACCACAATCTCAGAGCAGTGGCGCAAAATATCTTCTTTGACTGTACTCACTGTGCCTTGTTTTCCACTGCCAAGTGGTTGCGAGTGCTTCCACAATATATTACATACTTCTAAGAGGTATCCTATCAAGCACCAAAGAGTAGTAGTACGACACATTCTCCTATTGTTTGAGAtctaaggaagaaggaagagtgaGAGGTCCCACAGGCATAATTTTGTTCTGATGCAATATCTAAGATGAAAACTCCCAGTGTTTGAGATCTATGGAAGATGGAAGGGTGAGATCTGCAGCCACAACTTTGTTCTAATGGATCATCTGAGCTGAAATCTCAAGATATATATAAAAGAGTAGAACTAAGGTTTTACagaagaatctctctctctctctctctctctctctctctttttctaaaTCATGTAACAATGGACAGCACATGAAGTACGGGTCTCAGACTGAATAATTGCTCCATGGGACAAGAATCTCAAGCAAGCAGCTATAGACACTTTCCTCGTGATTCACTTGCCAACCAAAACAAAGTGAAAACAAGCCAATGGTAATAACAGCAAATAGATTCAAAGAagtaatacaacaacaacaacaataagaagaagaagaaggagtacTCCAAATCAAACCATTTATATTCTAAATCTAACTTCATATCCAGTATCAACCACTGTTTGAGTTGTGTGTGTCTACCTTGCACGGCCATGCGGGAGCAGTCACTGGCAGGAGGTGCAGTTGCAGGTCTTGGGCACGAAGGCGCAGACGCCGAAGGGCTTGTCGGGGAGGTTGCAGTCGATGCCGAAGCAGCAGGGCATGGTGGAGCAGTTGCTGGCGTTGTTGGCGGCGCAGCACCGGCAATCCAGGCAGAGCTGGAACGGCGTCAGCTCGCGGGCCGCCGCCGCTTGTCGATGCTGGATCGGGGTGGCCGTCGTGTAGTACTCCATGACCGGGTGCAGTTCGACGTCGGCCGACACTCCTCCTGCATGCAAGCGAAGTGATGAGGAATGATCGGTGGCAACCGAAGTAGGGAAATTTAGGGGCAGCAATTGCCTTTAGTGGGCAAAGTGATCAGGAAGAGTTTGAGAATTAACATGAGGTTGAGGTTGGTGGTGGGATTGCTcatgtttgagagagagagagagagagagagagagagagagaggttgtaaATGATTATAGTATGTTGAAGGGGAAGAAACTGCTTGATCCTTCTCTCTCTGCCTCTCTGAGATGATCTCTTTCAGCAAATTAAGGATGACTGGTTTTGGGAAAGAGAAGATGGCCATCGGGGGAACTACGCGTTAAATGACAAAACTGCCATTGCATATTTATTACTCTTAACATTTATAAATATATTGACAACTTAAGCTTTCGCTATTATCAGAACACTTAATTAAAGTATCTTTAATCGATACTTTTGTAATCTTTTCCCCTTATTTGATTTGCACTATTTATTTGGGCTTATTCCGAACCTAACAGTTTAAACTTTTGAGATTATCGATCACTTAATCAAATTATTCGTAATTAAGTTTCGCCTCTTAGATTTGGAACACTAAGTTTCTTAAAAGGACGAAAATTCTCGTAAAGGTCCGATCTATTTATAAGCTTTGATCATTACCTAAATAATTTGAAAGCATTTTTCAACTTTTTCTTCAGCACAAATGAGATAATTATGATGATAGCATGATCACAGCGTCAACAGTCAACCCCTCTTTAACTCACCTGATTAATGATGTTTGTATTTATATAGCCTTGTTGATGTCACATCTCCCTGATGATAAGCCACAAGAGaacaccaagaagaagaagaagaagaagaagaagaagaagaagaagaagaatgatgaTAAACAACAGTATACATGTGATTTTGGTTCGAAATATCTTTCTTTGACTTCTTCCAACAATCCTCTGCAATTTTCCAGTCACGAGTTAAATTCTGAATGCCTGCTATGAGCTTTCCATATAATTAACATCAATCTTGCTTGTATCACACAAATTCTTTTTCTCACCAAGATTTCATGTTTTAATTGCAGAGAACAGAGTGTATGACTGCTTGCTATTTAACACTTCAAGCAGCTCCAGTCATCTTGCTGAAACAAGAGAAAACTTTGGACATATTACTCTCATTGCTACATCAAAAAAATACACAGTCTATTTGCACCACTGCCTTTGCATTGCTTTTGTCAAGCAGTGATGTGGTGGTATTTTGTAACTTGAACTGTGCAGTTTTGAGAGAGATGCAAAGTTTTGATTAGCTATTATGCTAAGAAATGAATAATAGTCAGTGCAACTACCTCAATTAAAAAACTTGTTTTAGCATCTTAGAGAACTCTgtatttttgtaaaattattttcttcttccatCTCAATAATTGCCATTTTGGATTTTGTCAAAAGTCTCCCTAATTTCTTTGTTTCTTGTTTTTTTCTACTTTTGTTTGAATTTCTATATCTTGTTCGAGGTTTAATAATGAACCAACatgcagaaaaagaagaaatcCTTCAAGGCAGAAtggtcagaagaagaagaagaagaagaacaaattgCATCAGTATCACCTACCATTCTGTCCTATGGCAAGCTAAACTTGTTCATGGCCTGCGTAACAGCACCTTGGAAAGGTTTGGAGTAATCCAAAGAAGCAGTCTCAAAGTCAAAAGACTGGTGAAAACCCACTCACTAAAGAGGCAGCTCAATGCCAGTTCAGTAGTCACTGTTAGATGTTCTCTTTCCATGTTGACAATGACCACAAGTCATGTTCTATAGCGAGGAAGAAAGCCAAAAGATTAGGTGATTAATTAAGATTGAGGTGCCCTTCGTTGCTTAGAAAACCATTTCTCTCAGAAACAGAGAAGGTTGAGCAAGTAATCTGGCCGCGGAATGATGTGATAGACTTCAATCCGGATGGCTGCGAAAACTAATTAAGATTTACCTGATGATTTGAAGCATCATACAATATTCAAGGCTGGATAGTTAGATGATCAAATTCTCTTTCTATCTTTGAAAGATGTGTTCGTCCGACAGATACAACTTTGTCACTCGCACCGGTCCCATTTCTGAATTTTAGCACAAAGCAAGAACTATCCAACAGTATCAATCTCGAGGGGAGAGAGAAAAGATCAATGGCTAAGTCAGATCTCCACGCCTCCTCCTGTAAAAAAAGGACCACAGTCCGGTGTGTTCCTAACAACAAATTGCTCAACTCAACTGAATAGATCTTTCAAGATGAACCctaaagagaaaagagagaaaaaaacacTTGCATCATGAATAGAAACTCTTATTCATAGCTTTCCTGTTATGAACATATTCTTATGAGGATATTAAAGAAAATTTCTGATACGTAATATCGTGGTAGATTTGACTACTCTATTTTAATAATAAGTTGGTATTCTCATGTCATGTCTCAATAGTCTAATGAATATTATCCCCATCAGAAGGAAAGAAAATCGCAAGTGACTAATCCGGTCACGATATGATTAGAACTTTGATCTTGATGGCTGCTTTAGATAATCATGAATTTGGTATTGATGAATACCCATTGACTTAGTAGATGTAAGATAGAAGGTAATGGTGGAGAGATGCTTAGCCCACCAGGGATCAGTGGATAAGATTCCAAGCTGCCAACAACCATTGTTGATTGATGTGAGAGAATAAGAGGACCATGTCTGGTACAGAACCCTATGTGGATCTCTTTTGGGGAAGATAAAGCTTGAAGTCATTGTTGGGATTGAGTAGGTTTCCATGAGTGAGACTGATACTGGAATGCTTGTATACTGGAGGAAGTGTCAACACCATGCCCTAATGCCTGTCACTCAGCTGATCCATCTGGATTAAGCCTGGATTTCAAGTTTGAGAA is from Musa acuminata AAA Group cultivar baxijiao chromosome BXJ1-6, Cavendish_Baxijiao_AAA, whole genome shotgun sequence and encodes:
- the LOC135675516 gene encoding uncharacterized protein LOC135675516, with translation MSNPTTNLNLMLILKLFLITLPTKGGVSADVELHPVMEYYTTATPIQHRQAAAARELTPFQLCLDCRCCAANNASNCSTMPCCFGIDCNLPDKPFGVCAFVPKTCNCTSCQ